One Ornithodoros turicata isolate Travis unplaced genomic scaffold, ASM3712646v1 ctg00000746.1, whole genome shotgun sequence DNA window includes the following coding sequences:
- the LOC135374820 gene encoding xaa-Arg dipeptidase-like, translated as MEAKNTAEDKTAESSTMAAYDIAAVLETVNISLYSNPEIGMKETKAHNLLCSVLKNMSFQVQEHYMFQTGFRAEFAIKEGGPRICIICEYDALPDIGHACGHNLVATGAVCAASLISKEIKDKGLAGKLIVLGTPGKENNSTKAILINNGAFEDVDVAMGLHPGSSGTLNPRTRCSLRVQIRFRGTRMLPSSGLPCIHNAMDAAVLAYMKITLSRQLMPRSWKINGVINLPGRYPCEVPGFTESEYILEAPRHDNLLTLRASVENCILAVAKESGCTVEAKFFTPALNFLSNEPMANMFRSHLSGNLSLELFPSSNAAQPLSPTDWGNVSQVVPCICPYYRIWSHGPKHTRQFTTAAGTKESAAATLEVALALASTALQVLKTRSTLKKIRTAFEEQLKNVDA; from the exons ATGGAagcgaaaaacacggcagaagACAAGACAGCAGAGTCCAGTACCATGGCTGCATATGACATCGCCGCTGTGCTGGAGACCGTGAACATTAGCTTGTACTCCAACCCCGAGATTGGTATGAAGGAGACCAAGGCGCACAACTTGCTGTGCAGCGTTCTCAAGAACATGAGCTTCCAAGTCCAAGAACATTACATGTTCCAAACGGGATTTCGCGCTGAATTCGCGATTAAGGAAG GGGGACCACGCATCTGCATTATCTGCGAGTACGACGCTCTCCCGGATATAGGGCACGCCTGTGGCCACAACTTAGTGGCTACTGGAGCTGTGTGTGCTGCTTCCCTTATCAGTAAAGAAATTAAG GATAAAGGTCTTGCGGGGAAGCTTATCGTACTTGGCACACCAGGGAAGGAGAATAATTCCACCAAAGCTATCCTAATTAACAATGGGGCCTTTGAAGACGTCGACGTGGCTATGGGACTCCACCCCGGCTCAAGCGGCACGCTCAATCCGAGGACTCGCTGTTCACTAAGG GTACAAATCCGGTTTCGCGGTACCCGCATGCTGCCTTCCTCGGGGCTGCCCTGCATACACAACGCCATGGACGCAGCAGTGCTCGCATACATGAAGATCACCTTATCCAGGCAGCTTATGCCTCGTAGCTGGAAGATAAATG GCGTGATTAACCTGCCCGGCAGGTATCCCTGCGAGGTGCCAGGGTTCACGGAGTCCGAATATATTTTGGAAGCGCCCAGACATGACAATCTGCTAACGCTTCGAGCGTCCGTAGAGAACTGCATCCTGGCCGTTGCTAAAGAGTCAGGTTGCACGGTGGAAGCGAAGTTCTTTACACCTGCCCTCAACTTCTTGTCCAACGAGCCAATGGCAAACATGTTCAGGTCACACCTCAGTGGAAACCTCAGCT TGGAGCTATTCCCCTCGTCCAATGCCGCACAGCCATTGTCACCGACGGACTGGGGCAACGTATCGCAGGTTGTGCCTTGCATTTGCCCTTACTACCGCATCTGGAGCCACGGGCCGAAACATACGCGGCAGTTCACCACGGCAGCGGGCACAAAGGAGTCTGCTGCTGCTACATTGGAGGTAGCTCTCGCGTTGGCCAGCACCGCACTCCAAGTCCTGAAGACACGGTCAACGCTGAAGAAGATTAGGACTGCCTTCGAAGAACAACTAAAAAATGTTGACGCGTAA
- the LOC135374706 gene encoding peptidase M20 domain-containing protein 2-like, with protein MQQAGPRAHFVSEVHSVFEKERHLLRGISDEIWTRPELSHDEVFAHQVLTDALRERDFFVMPHYVLPTAFTAEHHISEEGGPTVCIICEYDAMGNIGHCCGHNLVATAGIAAAIAVKEVAKKDSSLAGKLRVLGTPAENNGLGKTKLLEKNAFQGVDVALAVHPASRGTFKYTSPCSCLTRITYHGRESSLLCPWEGNNAMDAAVNAYYNLAFVKRQLPLAWDISAVILTEGSETPLVLPDVCKLELFCRTPTPDDLLELQRQLRSCFLAPCHATGCMVSFDYTLPYIDFIANDVLVEVYERHAGRIGCLSRLLGRSPGGQETEFSQLATGMGNVSHAMPTLCPMFALDVQPVGQFNTEEFTNAACTSEAFERTMDAAKCLTLTALELFSSSDLVKKVKACFKEQKSTRSCLGSTVPSEVSECDGRR; from the exons ATGCAGCAGGCGGGCCCTCGTGCCCACTTCGTGTCTGAAGTACATTCGGTATTCGAGAAAGAGCGGCATCTCCTGCGGGGAATTTCTGATGAGATTTGGACCCGACCTGAGCTGTCTCACGACGAAGTCTTTGCTCATCAGGTGTTGACGGATGCACTCAGGGAGCGAGACTTCTTCGTCATGCCACACTACGTACTGCCCACCGCATTCACAGCCGAACATCATATCAGTGAAG AAGGAGGACCAACAGTGTGCATTATTTGCGAGTACGACGCCATGGGAAACATCGGACACTGCTGCGGTCATAACCTGGTGGCAACTGCGGGAATTGCTGCTGCCATTGCCGTGAAGGAGGTGGCTAAG AAGGACTCAAGTTTAGCAGGAAAGCTCCGTGTCCTGGGAACTCCAGCGGAAAACAATGGACTCGGTAAAACAAAGCTTTTGGAGAAGAACGCCTTTCAGGGAGTGGACGTGGCCCTTGCAGTTCACCCTGCTTCCAGAGGAACCTTCAAGTACACCTCACCTTGCTCCTGTCTC ACTCGAATCACTTACCACGGCCGTGAAAGCTCGCTGCTGTGTCCTTGGGAAGGAAACAACGCGATGGACGCTGCCGTTAATGCCTACTACAACCTGGCTTTTGTCAAGCGGCAATTACCATTGGCTtgggatatttctg CTGTGATACTGACCGAAGGGAGCGAGACACCGTTAGTGCTTCCTGACGTGTGCAAGCTGGAACTCTTCTGTCGGACTCCAACTCCAGATGACCTGTTGGAACTGCAGAGGCAGCTGCGTAGCTGCTTTCTTGCGCCTTGTCACGCGACTGGGTGCATGGTCTCTTTCGACTATACATTACCGTATATTGACTTTATCGCCAACGACGTCCTGGTCGAAGTCTACGAGCGTCATGCGGGTCGCATCGGCTGCCTCA GTCGCCTCCTCGGTCGATCTCCAGGAGGGCAAGAAACTGAGTTTTCTCAGTTAGCGACCGGAATGGGCAACGTATCTCACGCGATGCCTACCCTGTGCCCTATGTTTGCCCTCGACGTGCAGCCCGTAGGACAATTCAACACTGAAGAGTTCACCAACGCCGCGTGCACGAGCGAAGCCTTCGAAAGGACCATGGATGCTGCAAAGTGCCTCACCCTTACCGCTCTTGAACTTTTCTCAAGCAGTGACCTCGTTAAAAAG GTGAAGGCTTGCTTCAAGGAGCAAAAGTCGACTCGAAGCTGCTTGGGAAGCACCGTGCCTAGCGAAGTTTCGGAATGCGACGGGAGGCGTTGA